A single Lolium perenne isolate Kyuss_39 chromosome 6, Kyuss_2.0, whole genome shotgun sequence DNA region contains:
- the LOC127308512 gene encoding uncharacterized protein, whose amino-acid sequence MPRFRPRSPSLYDPVPSPGYQLLDEFKDRLASKTLSPDLAHQLFGKLLRQPVKVPARALNGFFAALARAPPSIACPDGPALAIALFQQMARAGQRPVTAPTIYTYSILIYCCCHTHRPDLGPAFFGHLLKTGIREDVVTFNNLLKCLCDMKRTEEALDVLLHKMPDDLPNVISYSIILKGFCNNGRSQRALDLLRMMTKKGSDHSPDVVSYNTVIDGFLKEVGEISKACDLFHEMIQQRIEPDVVTYNSIIDGQCKARAMDKAEGVLRQMVDNGVRPNTVTYNSLVHGYSTLGQLQEVARLLEEMRTQGIMWDVFTCNSFMDYLCKTGRIKEAAELFYSMAEKGHKPDAVSYGIMLHGYATEGSLVDMNNFREQMVRDGVVPSLGVYNILIGAYAKCGKMDTAMLVFEDMLKHGVNPDQITYLIVIAAFCRMGRMDDAMDKFSEMIDMGVPHDTDVYECMIKGYFRQGDLVKANELFTEMKNKDIRRRPQKSSGRTYYV is encoded by the exons atgCCACGCTTCCGACCCCGCTCCCCTTCTCTCTACGACCCCGTCCCCTCACCCGGCTATCAGCTGCTGGACGAATTCAAGGATCGCCTGGCCTCGAAGACGCTCAGTCCGGACCTTGCGCACCAACTGTTCGGCAAATTGCTTCGTCAACCCGTCAAGGTACCAGCACGCGCGCTCAACGGCTTTTTCGCCGCCCTCGCGCGTGCCCCGCCCTCCATCGCCTGCCCCGATGGCCCTGCCCTCGCCATCGCCCTCTTCCAACAAATGGCCCGAGCAGGCCAACGTCCGGTGACCGCACCCACCATTTACACATACAGCATACTGATTTATTGCTGCTGCCACACCCACCGCCCGGACCTAGGGCCTGCCTTCTTCGGGCACCTCCTCAAGACAGGTATCAGGGAGGACGTTGTTACTTTCAACAATTTATTGAAGTGCCTCTGTGACATGAAGCGAACGGAGGAGGCTCTGGACGTGCTGCTACACAAGATGCCCGACGATCTGCCTAATGTCATTTCCTACTCAATAATTCTCAAGGGCTTCTGCAACAACGGGAGGAGCCAGCGTGCGCTTGACCTGCTCCGGATGATGACCAAAAAAGGATCTGACCACTCTCCCGACGTGGTTTCATACAACACGGTAATTGATGGCTTCTTGAAGGAAG TGGGTGAAATAAGCAAAGCATGTGATCTATTCCATGAAATGATACAGCAGAGGATTGAGCCTGATGTGGTGACATATAATTCCATTATTGATGGGCAGTGCAAAGCAAGAGCAATGGACAAGGCAGAGGGGGTCCTTCGGCAAATGGTCGATAATGGTGTTCGGCCGAATACCGTGACATATAATAGCCTGGTCCATGGATATTCAACTTTGGGCCAGTTGCAAGAAGTTGCTAGGTTGTTGGAAGAAATGAGAACTCAAGGTATCATGTGGGACGTTTTTACTTGCAACTCATTCATGGACTATCTTTGCAAGACCGGAAGAATCAAAGAAGCTGCAGAATTATTTTATTCCATGGCTGAGAAGGGCCATAAACCTGATGCTGTCTCATATGGGATTATGCTTCATGGTTATGCTACAGAAGGATCCCTTGTTGATATGAATAATTTCCGTGAGCAGATGGTACGAGACGGAGTTGTACCCAGTCTCGGTGTTTACAACATACTGATTGGTGCATATGCTAAGTGCGGAAAGATGGACACAGCAATGCTTGTCTTCGAAGATATGTTGAAGCATGGTGTGAACCCTGATCAGATCACATATTTAATTGTGATAGCTGCATTTTGCAGAATGGGCAGGATGGATGATGCCATGGACAAATTCAGTGAGATGATTGATATGGGAGTACCACATGACACTGATGTTTATGAGTGCATGATCAAGGGTTACTTTAGACAAGGTGATTTGGTGAAAGCCAACGAATTGTTTACCGAAATGAAGAACAAGGATATTCGTCGTAGGCCACAGAAGAGTAGTGGAAGAACATATTATGTTTGA
- the LOC127308510 gene encoding uncharacterized protein, whose product MPRFRPRSPSFHDHGPSPGYQLLNEFKDRLGSETLSPELAHQLFGKLLRQPVKVPERALNGFFSALARAPPSIACPDGPALAIALFKQMAEAGQRPVTAPTIYTYSILIDCCHRARRPDLGPAFFGHLLKTGITADVVTFSGLFKCLGDMKRTEEALDVLLHRMPNDLPDVKSYSIILKSFCDDGKSQRALDLLRMMRKKGSDHSPNVVSYSTVIDGFLKEGEISKALDLFHEMKQQGVVPDVVTYSSIIDGQCKATAMDKAEVVLRQMVDNGIRPDTVTYNSIIDGLCKARAMDKAEGVLRQMVDNGVRPNTVTYNSLIHGYSTLGQLEEVARLLEEMKTQGIMWDVFTCNSFMDYLCKTGRIKEAAELFYSMAEKGHKPDVVSYNTLIDGFLKVGEISKACDLFREMIQQRIKPDVVTYNSIIDGLCKASEIDKAKVVLRQMVDNGVQPDIVTYNSIIDGLCKARAMDKAEGVLRQMVDNGVWPDTVTYNSLIHGYSTSGQSEEVARLLEEMKTQGIMWDVFTCNSFMDYLWKTRRIKEAEELFYSMVEKGHKPDVVSYAIMLHGYATEGSLVDMNDFREQMVRDGVVPSQSVYTILIGAYAKCGKMDAAMLVFEDMLKHGVNPNEVTYLIVIAAFCRMGRMDDAMDKFSEMIDMGVPHDTCVYECMIKGYFRQGDLVKANELFSEMKNKDIRRRPQKGSGGTYYV is encoded by the coding sequence atgCCACGCTTCCGACCCCGCTCCCCTTCTTTCCACGACCACGGCCCCTCACCCGGCTATCAGCTGCTGAACGAATTCAAGGATCGTCTGGGCTCGGAGACGCTCAGTCCGGAGCTTGCGCACCAACTGTTCGGCAAATTGCTTCGTCAACCCGTCAAGGTACCAGAACGCGCGCTCAACGGCTTTTTCTCCGCCCTCGCGCGTGCCCCGCCCTCCATCGCCTGCCCCGATGGCCCTGCCCTCGCCATCGCCCTCTTCAAACAAATGGCTGAAGCAGGCCAACGTCCGGTGACGGCACCCACCATTTACACATACAGCATACTGATTGATTGCTGCCACCGTGCACGCCGCCCGGACCTAGGGCCTGCCTTCTTCGGGCACCTCCTCAAGACAGGCATCACCGCGGACGTTGTCACCTTCAGCGGCTTATTCAAGTGCCTCGGTGACATGAAGAGGACGGAAGAGGCTCTGGACGTGCTGCTGCACAGGATGCCTAACGATCTGCCTGATGTCAAATCCTACTCAATAATTCTCAAGAGCTTCTGTGATGATGGGAAGAGCCAGCGTGCGCTTGACCTGCTCCGGATGATGAGAAAAAAAGGATCTGACCACTCTCCCAACGTGGTTTCATACAGCACGGTAATTGATGGCTTCTTGAAGGAGGGTGAAATAAGCAAAGCTTTGGATCTATTCCATGAAATGAAACAGCAGGGGGTTGTGCCTGATGTGGTGACATATAGTTCCATTATTGATGGGCAGTGCAAAGCAACAGCAATGGACAAGGCAGAGGTGGTCCTTCGGCAAATGGTCGATAATGGTATTCGGCCGGATACCGTGACATATAACTCCATTATTGATGGGCTGTGCAAAGCAAGAGCAATGGACAAGGCAGAGGGGGTCCTTCGGCAAATGGTCGATAATGGTGTTCGGCCGAATACCGTGACATATAATAGCCTGATCCATGGATATTCAACTTTGGGCCAGTTGGAAGAAGTCGCTAGGTTGTTGGAAGAAATGAAAACTCAAGGTATCATGTGGGATGTTTTTACTTGCAACTCATTCATGGACTATCTTTGCAAGACCGGAAGAATCAAAGAAGCTGCAGAATTATTTTATTCCATGGCTGAGAAGGGCCATAAACCCGATGTTGTCTCATACAACACGCTTATTGATGGCTTCTTGAAAGTGGGTGAAATAAGCAAAGCATGTGATCTATTCCGTGAAATGATACAGCAGAGGATTAAGCCTGATGTGGTGACATATAATTCCATTATTGATGGGCTGTGCAAAGCAAGCGAAATTGACAAGGCAAAGGTGGTCCTTCGGCAAATGGTCGATAATGGTGTTCAGCCGGATATCGTGACATATAACTCCATTATTGATGGGCTGTGCAAAGCAAGAGCAATGGACAAGGCAGAGGGTGTCCTTCGGCAAATGGTCGATAATGGTGTTTGGCCTGATACGGTGACATATAATAGCCTGATCCATGGATATTCCACTTCAGGCCAGTCGGAAGAAGTCGCTAGGTTGTTGGAAGAAATGAAAACTCAAGGTATCATGTGGGACGTTTTTACTTGCAACTCATTCATGGACTATCTTTGGAAGACCAGAAGAATCaaagaagctgaagaattattttaTTCCATGGTTGAGAAGGGCCACAAACCCGATGTTGTCTCATATGCGATTATGCTTCATGGTTATGCTACAGAAGGATCCCTTGTTGATATGAATGATTTCCGCGAGCAGATGGTACGAGATGGAGTTGTACCCAGTCAAAGTGTTTACACCATACTGATTGGTGCATATGCTAAGTGCGGAAAGATGGACGCAGCAATGCTTGTCTTCGAAGATATGTTGAAGCATGGTGTGAACCCTAATGAGGTCACATATTTAATTGTGATAGCTGCATTTTGCAGAATGGGCAGGATGGATGATGCCATGGACAAATTCAGTGAGATGATTGATATGGGAGTACCACATGACACTTGTGTTTATGAGTGCATGATCAAGGGTTACTTTAGACAAGGTGATTTGGTGAAAGCCAACGAATTGTTTTCCGAAATGAAGAACAAGGATATTCGTCGTAGGCCACAGAAGGGTAGTGGAGGAACATATTATGTTTGA
- the LOC127308509 gene encoding CASP-like protein 4A2: MAEVQPSPPPRAAGGDPENPPVAPAPPPAQQQQQQRAGGSDWSEEEDPDSPPLPPSTTTVAISNAAQYIPPRAAERTSEVAGDGRSWYSWNGTRTKDRRRPPPPRQQQPQPPPLYPQTRPQPQQWVPPEPKLRPQLPHVQASPPPRGGPPPVPTSATARSAERDRRVVPDVMYRQRRTAALQRTAMVARVAAAGLCLAALAVLAADTRKGWALDSYSNYTQLRYSEAVNVIGFLYSVFQFFAIAAHLTRKKHLIPRPKGDYFDFAMDQVLAYLLISSSSSATARVSDWVDNWGNDPFPKMANSSIVISFLAFMVFAINSLISAYNLFRRDL; encoded by the exons ATGGCCGAGGTacagccgtcgccgccgccgcgcgcagcCGGCGGCGATCCCGAGAATCCACCCGTGGCGCCGGCGCCGCCTCcggcgcagcagcagcagcagcagcgcgcGGGCGGCAGCGACTGGTCAGAGGAGGAGGACCCCGACTCCCCGCCGCTTCCGCCttccaccaccaccgtcgccaTCTCCAACGCCGCCCAGTACATCCCGCCGCGGGCCGCGGAGCGCACCTCCGAGGTCGCGGGAGACGGCCGGTCGTGGTACTCCTGGAACGGCACCCGCACCAAGgaccgccgccgccctcctccgcctaggcagcagcagccgcagccgccaCCGCTGTATCCGCAGACGCGGCCGCAGCCGCAGCAGTGGGTCCCGCCGGAGCCGAAGCTGCGGCCGCAGCTGCCGCACGTGCAGGCCTCGCCGCCACCGCGGGGCGGGCCGCCGCCGGTGCCGACGTCGGCGACGGCTAGGTCCGCCGAACGGGACCGCAGGGTTGTGCCCGACGTCATGTACAGGCAACGCCGCACGGCGGCGCTGCAGCGGACGGCTATGGTGGCGCGGGTCGCGGCCGCGGGGCTCTGCCTGGCGGCGCTCGCGGTGCTCGCCGCCGACACCCGCAAGGGCTGGGCCCTCGACTCCTACAGCAACTACACCCAGCTGCG GTACTCGGAGGCGGTGAACGTGATCGGATTCTTGTACTCGGTGTTCCAGTTCTTCGCGATCGCCGCACACTTGACGAGGAAGAAGCATTTGATTCCCCGGCCCAAGGGCGATTATTTCGACTTCGCCATGGATCAG GTGTTGGCATACCTCTTGATATCCTCCTCATCGTCAGCAACTGCTCGGGTAAGCGATTGGGTTGACAACTGGGGGAACGATCCTTTCCCGAAAATGGCGAACAGCTCCATCGTCATATCTTTCCTGGCATTCATGGTTTTTGCCATCAACTCCCTCATCTCTGCGTACAATTTGTTCCGCCGAGATCTTTAG